A genomic region of Enterobacter hormaechei ATCC 49162 contains the following coding sequences:
- the aaeX gene encoding p-hydroxybenzoic acid efflux pump operon protein AaeX, which yields MSLFPVIVVFGLSFPPIFFELLLSLAIFWLVRKVLVPTGIYDFVWHPALFNTALYCCLFYLISRMFV from the coding sequence TGTTTCCCGTTATCGTGGTGTTCGGTTTGTCGTTCCCACCGATATTTTTCGAGCTTCTTTTATCACTGGCGATCTTCTGGCTGGTGCGCAAGGTGCTGGTCCCTACCGGGATTTATGATTTCGTCTGGCATCCTGCATTGTTCAATACCGCGCTGTATTGCTGCCTGTTCTATTTAATATCGCGCATGTTTGTCTGA
- the aaeA gene encoding p-hydroxybenzoic acid efflux pump subunit AaeA, translating to MKTLTRKISRTAITMALVILAFIAIFRAWVYYTESPWTRDARFSAEVVAIAPDVAGLITAVNVHDNQLVKKDQVLFTIDQPRYQKALEEAEADVAYYNALASEKRREAGRRNKLGIQAMSREEIDQSNNVLQTVLHQLAKAQATRDLAKLDLERTVIRAPSDGWVTNLNVYAGEFITRGSTAVALVKQNSFYVLAYMEETKLEGVRPGYRAEITPLGSNRVLKGTVDSVAAGVTNSSSTNDSKGMATVDSNLEWVRLAQRVPVRIRLDEQQSNLWPAGTTATVVITGEKDRDASQDSIFRQIAHRLREFG from the coding sequence GTGAAAACGCTAACAAGAAAAATCTCCCGCACTGCCATCACTATGGCGCTGGTCATCCTGGCGTTCATCGCTATTTTTCGCGCCTGGGTTTATTACACCGAATCCCCGTGGACGCGCGATGCGCGTTTCAGCGCGGAGGTGGTTGCGATAGCGCCCGATGTCGCCGGTCTTATTACGGCAGTCAACGTTCACGATAACCAGCTGGTGAAAAAAGATCAGGTGCTGTTCACCATCGACCAGCCGCGCTATCAAAAAGCGCTGGAAGAAGCGGAAGCCGACGTGGCCTATTACAACGCGCTGGCCTCTGAAAAACGCCGTGAAGCAGGACGCCGTAACAAGCTGGGCATCCAGGCCATGTCCCGGGAAGAGATTGACCAGTCCAATAACGTGCTGCAAACCGTGCTGCATCAGCTGGCAAAAGCGCAGGCGACGCGCGATCTGGCGAAGCTCGATCTGGAACGTACCGTTATCCGCGCCCCGTCCGATGGCTGGGTAACCAACCTCAACGTCTATGCGGGTGAGTTTATCACGCGCGGCTCAACCGCCGTGGCGCTGGTGAAACAGAACTCCTTCTACGTCCTCGCCTATATGGAAGAGACCAAGCTGGAAGGCGTGCGTCCGGGCTATCGCGCCGAAATCACGCCGCTCGGCAGCAACCGGGTGCTGAAAGGTACCGTGGACAGCGTTGCTGCGGGGGTGACCAACTCCAGCAGTACCAATGATTCAAAAGGAATGGCGACCGTCGATTCCAACCTTGAGTGGGTTCGCCTGGCGCAGCGCGTACCGGTTCGCATTCGTCTGGATGAGCAGCAGAGCAACCTCTGGCCCGCAGGCACCACGGCGACGGTGGTGATCACCGGTGAAAAAGACCGTGACGCCAGTCAGGACTCCATCTTCCGTCAAATCGCCCACCGCCTGCGCGAGTTTGGTTAA
- the aaeB gene encoding p-hydroxybenzoic acid efflux pump subunit AaeB, producing MGIFSIASQHIRFAVKLACAIVLALFIGFHFQLETPRWAVLTAAIVAAGPAFAAGGEPYSGAIRYRGMLRIIGTFIGCIAALTIIILMIRTPLLMLIVCCIWAGFCTWISSLVKVENSYAWGLAGYTALIIIITIQSEPLLAPQFAVERCSEIVIGIVCAIVADLLFSPRSIKQEVDRELDALIVAQYQLMQLCIKHGDSEEVDKAWSALVRRTQALEGMRSNLNMESSRWERANRRLKAINTVSLTLITQACETYLIQNTRPEVVTDTFRELFDEPVETVQDVHRQLKRMRRVIAWTGERDTPVTIYTWVGAATRYLLLKRGVISNTKISAAEEEVLQGEVVIKPESAERHHAMVNFWRTTLACILGTLFWLWTGWTSGSGAMVMIAVVTALAMRLPNPRMVAIDFLYGTIAALPIGALYFLVIIPSTQQSMLLLCISLAVMAFFIGIEVQKRRLGSLGALASTINIIVLDNPMTFHFSQFLDSALGQLVGCFLAMMVILLVRDNSQARTGRVLLNQFVSAAVSSMTTNTARRKENHLPALYQQLFLLLNKFPGDVARFRLALTMIIAHQRLRNAPVPINDDLSAFHRQLRRTADHVISASSDDKRRRYFKQLLEELDIYQEKLRVWEAPPQVTEPVERLVFMLHRYQNALTDS from the coding sequence ATGGGCATTTTTTCCATCGCCAGTCAGCACATCCGCTTCGCCGTGAAGCTGGCATGCGCCATTGTGCTGGCGCTGTTTATTGGATTTCACTTCCAGCTTGAAACGCCGCGCTGGGCCGTTCTGACCGCCGCCATTGTCGCCGCCGGTCCCGCCTTCGCTGCGGGTGGCGAACCCTACTCCGGCGCAATCCGCTATCGCGGGATGCTGCGTATTATCGGGACCTTTATCGGCTGTATCGCCGCCCTGACCATTATCATCCTGATGATCCGCACCCCGCTGCTGATGCTGATCGTGTGCTGTATCTGGGCCGGTTTTTGCACCTGGATCTCTTCCCTGGTTAAGGTCGAGAACTCGTACGCCTGGGGGCTGGCGGGTTATACCGCGCTGATTATCATCATCACCATTCAGTCCGAACCCCTGCTCGCCCCGCAGTTCGCGGTAGAGCGGTGCAGTGAGATTGTGATTGGTATTGTCTGCGCGATTGTCGCAGATCTGCTTTTCTCTCCGCGATCTATCAAGCAGGAAGTGGATCGTGAGCTGGATGCGCTGATCGTTGCCCAGTACCAGCTGATGCAGTTGTGCATTAAGCATGGCGACAGCGAGGAGGTCGACAAGGCCTGGAGTGCGCTGGTGCGCCGCACGCAGGCGCTTGAAGGGATGCGCAGTAATCTCAATATGGAGTCTTCCCGCTGGGAGCGCGCCAATCGTCGTCTTAAAGCGATCAATACCGTCTCGCTAACGCTGATCACCCAGGCGTGTGAAACCTACCTGATTCAGAACACCCGTCCCGAGGTGGTAACGGATACCTTCCGCGAACTGTTTGACGAGCCTGTGGAGACGGTGCAGGACGTGCATCGACAGCTCAAACGCATGCGCCGTGTGATTGCCTGGACGGGAGAACGGGATACGCCAGTCACCATTTATACCTGGGTTGGTGCCGCAACGCGCTACCTGCTCCTGAAACGCGGCGTGATTAGCAACACCAAAATCAGTGCGGCGGAAGAAGAGGTGTTACAGGGCGAAGTGGTGATCAAACCGGAATCCGCCGAGCGTCATCATGCGATGGTCAACTTCTGGCGTACCACCCTGGCCTGTATACTCGGCACGTTGTTCTGGCTGTGGACTGGCTGGACGTCCGGTAGCGGCGCGATGGTGATGATTGCGGTCGTCACCGCGCTGGCGATGCGTCTGCCCAACCCGCGAATGGTCGCTATCGATTTTCTGTACGGCACCATTGCGGCGTTACCCATTGGCGCGCTCTATTTCCTCGTGATTATCCCCTCGACGCAGCAAAGCATGCTTTTGCTCTGCATCAGCCTGGCGGTAATGGCGTTCTTTATCGGGATAGAGGTACAAAAACGCCGTCTGGGATCGTTAGGTGCGCTGGCAAGTACGATTAACATCATCGTGCTGGATAACCCGATGACCTTCCATTTCAGCCAGTTCCTGGACAGCGCACTAGGCCAGCTGGTGGGGTGTTTCCTGGCGATGATGGTGATCCTGCTGGTGCGGGATAACTCTCAGGCGCGGACTGGACGCGTGCTGCTGAATCAGTTTGTATCCGCCGCCGTTTCGTCCATGACCACCAACACCGCGCGGCGCAAGGAGAACCACCTGCCAGCGCTCTATCAGCAGCTCTTCCTGTTGCTGAATAAATTCCCGGGAGATGTGGCCCGCTTCCGGCTGGCGTTAACCATGATTATCGCGCACCAGCGTTTGCGGAACGCGCCCGTGCCGATCAACGACGATTTGTCCGCTTTCCACCGCCAGCTACGGCGAACGGCGGACCATGTGATATCGGCATCCAGTGATGACAAACGTCGCCGCTACTTTAAGCAACTGCTGGAGGAGCTGGATATCTACCAGGAGAAACTGCGAGTCTGGGAAGCGCCACCGCAGGTTACCGAGCCGGTAGAGCGGCTGGTGTTTATGCTGCACCGCTACCAGAATGCGCTGACAGACAGCTAA
- a CDS encoding NAD-dependent succinate-semialdehyde dehydrogenase produces the protein MTTQALQDSILFQTGYLVNGIWKTLDTTFDVLNPATGEVVAKVAKAGKAETEEAIAAATKAFPAWRAKTAKERSAILYRWYELIIENKSWLGRLMTTEQGKPLKEAEGEVDYAASFIQWFAEQAKRANGEIIPPVKPGSRILATREPVGVVAAITPWNFPMAMLTRKLGPALAAGCTGVIKPANNTPLSAFALLTLAKQAGVPDGVLNAVAGSTSEISDAIMASHDVRKISFTGSTAVGKTLVRNSAETMKKVSMELGGNAPYIVFEDADIDAAVKGAIANKFRNAGQVCVSVNRFYIQETVYDKFVNQLADAVKALKVGSGLDEGIVVGPLIEPSAVDKVREHVEDAVAKGATVLAGGKPHELGGNFWMPTVLGDCHEGMKLAEEETFGPVAACFRFTSEDEVVMRANNTPFGLAAYFYTQNLSRVFRVSQAIESGMIGINECAVSTELGPFGGVKESGLGREGSVLGLEEFLEVKTLHIGGL, from the coding sequence ATGACAACCCAGGCTCTTCAGGACAGTATTCTTTTTCAGACCGGCTATCTGGTTAACGGTATCTGGAAAACACTCGACACCACGTTTGATGTGCTAAACCCGGCCACGGGCGAGGTGGTCGCGAAAGTGGCGAAAGCAGGGAAAGCCGAAACCGAAGAGGCCATTGCGGCCGCGACGAAAGCCTTTCCCGCATGGCGCGCGAAAACGGCAAAAGAGCGTTCCGCGATCCTCTATCGCTGGTATGAACTGATTATCGAGAACAAAAGCTGGCTCGGGCGGCTGATGACCACCGAGCAGGGCAAGCCGCTGAAAGAGGCTGAGGGTGAAGTGGACTACGCTGCCAGCTTCATTCAGTGGTTTGCCGAGCAGGCCAAGCGCGCCAACGGTGAAATCATTCCTCCGGTTAAACCCGGTTCCCGTATTCTGGCCACTCGTGAACCTGTCGGGGTGGTTGCTGCTATCACGCCATGGAACTTCCCGATGGCCATGCTCACCCGTAAGCTCGGCCCGGCGCTGGCAGCAGGGTGTACCGGTGTGATCAAACCTGCAAACAACACGCCGCTGAGTGCCTTTGCGCTGCTGACGCTGGCCAAGCAGGCCGGTGTGCCGGATGGTGTGCTGAATGCGGTCGCGGGGAGCACCTCTGAAATTAGTGACGCCATTATGGCCAGCCATGACGTGCGCAAAATCTCGTTTACCGGTTCAACCGCCGTCGGGAAAACGCTGGTTCGCAATTCCGCAGAGACCATGAAAAAGGTGTCGATGGAGCTGGGCGGTAATGCGCCGTATATCGTATTTGAGGATGCGGACATTGACGCTGCCGTCAAAGGCGCGATCGCCAACAAGTTCCGTAACGCCGGACAGGTGTGTGTCAGCGTCAACCGCTTTTATATTCAGGAAACGGTCTACGACAAGTTTGTCAATCAGCTTGCCGATGCGGTGAAGGCGCTGAAGGTGGGCAGCGGTCTGGACGAGGGCATCGTTGTCGGCCCGCTGATAGAGCCTTCGGCTGTCGATAAAGTGCGCGAGCACGTCGAAGATGCGGTAGCGAAGGGCGCCACGGTGCTGGCTGGCGGTAAACCGCACGAGCTGGGCGGCAACTTCTGGATGCCAACTGTGCTCGGTGACTGCCATGAAGGCATGAAGCTGGCAGAAGAGGAGACCTTTGGTCCCGTTGCCGCCTGCTTCCGCTTCACGTCGGAAGACGAAGTGGTTATGCGTGCTAACAATACGCCTTTCGGTCTGGCGGCCTACTTTTATACCCAGAATCTCTCGCGCGTGTTCCGCGTCTCACAGGCCATTGAGAGCGGCATGATCGGGATTAATGAATGTGCGGTCTCGACCGAGCTGGGGCCGTTTGGGGGGGTAAAAGAGTCCGGGCTGGGCCGTGAGGGGTCCGTGCTGGGGCTGGAGGAGTTTCTGGAAGTTAAAACCCTGCATATCGGGGGATTATAA
- a CDS encoding barstar family protein codes for MKIYTFDFDEIESQEDFYREFTRAFDLERGSVSDLDMLWDVVTGDRLPLPLEIEFIHLPEKLRRRFGALILLFDEAEEELEGQLRFNVRHS; via the coding sequence ATGAAAATTTATACCTTTGATTTTGACGAAATTGAGAGTCAGGAAGACTTCTATCGCGAGTTTACTCGGGCGTTCGACCTGGAGCGGGGCAGCGTAAGCGATCTTGATATGCTGTGGGATGTAGTGACCGGCGATCGGCTGCCGTTACCGCTGGAGATCGAGTTTATCCATCTGCCTGAAAAACTGCGCAGACGCTTTGGCGCATTGATTTTATTGTTTGATGAAGCGGAGGAGGAACTGGAAGGACAACTGCGTTTCAACGTGCGTCATTCATAA
- the yhcN gene encoding peroxide/acid stress response protein YhcN, with protein MKIKTTVAALSVLSVLSFGAFAADTINAEQAQSRQAIGTVSVGAIGTSPMDMHEMLNKKAEEQGASSYRIIEARSGDHWHATAELYK; from the coding sequence ATGAAAATCAAAACCACTGTAGCTGCCCTGAGCGTACTGTCAGTCCTGTCATTCGGTGCGTTTGCAGCCGACACCATTAATGCCGAACAGGCACAATCCCGTCAGGCTATCGGGACTGTTTCTGTTGGTGCCATCGGTACTTCTCCGATGGACATGCACGAAATGCTGAACAAAAAAGCGGAAGAACAGGGTGCGTCATCCTATCGCATCATCGAAGCGCGCAGTGGTGATCACTGGCACGCTACCGCAGAACTGTACAAATAA
- the argR gene encoding transcriptional regulator ArgR, whose amino-acid sequence MRSSSKQEELVKAFKALLKEEKFSSQGEIVQALQEQGFDNINQSKVSRMLTKFGAVRTRNAKMEMVYCLPAELGVPTTSSPLKNLVLDIDYNDAVVVIHTSPGAAQLIARLLDSLGKAEGILGTIAGDDTIFTTPANGFSVKDLYEAILVLFEQEL is encoded by the coding sequence ATGCGAAGCTCGTCTAAGCAAGAAGAATTAGTAAAGGCGTTTAAAGCGCTGCTCAAAGAAGAGAAATTCAGTTCTCAGGGAGAAATTGTTCAGGCGTTGCAGGAACAAGGCTTCGACAACATTAACCAGTCGAAGGTCTCTCGCATGTTAACCAAGTTTGGTGCGGTGCGTACGCGCAACGCCAAAATGGAGATGGTCTATTGCCTGCCTGCTGAACTTGGCGTGCCGACGACCTCCAGCCCGCTGAAGAACCTGGTTCTGGACATCGACTATAACGATGCCGTGGTCGTGATCCACACCAGCCCAGGCGCAGCACAGCTGATCGCTCGCCTGCTGGATTCGCTGGGTAAAGCAGAGGGGATCCTCGGGACTATCGCCGGGGATGACACCATTTTTACGACCCCGGCAAACGGTTTCTCTGTGAAAGACCTCTACGAAGCGATTCTGGTTCTGTTCGAACAGGAGCTGTAA
- the mdh gene encoding malate dehydrogenase yields the protein MKVAVLGAAGGIGQALALLLKTQLPSGSELSLYDIAPVTPGVAVDLSHIPTAVKIKGFSGEDARPALQGADVVLISAGVARKPGMDRSDLFNVNAGIVKNLVQQIAETCPKACIGIITNPVNTTVAIAAEVLKKAGVYDKNKLFGVTTLDIIRSNTFVAELKGKQPTEVEVPVIGGHSGVTILPLLSQIPGVSFTEQEVADLTKRIQNAGTEVVEAKAGGGSATLSMGQAAARFGLSLVRALQGEKDVVECAYVEGDGEHARFFSQPLLLGKNGVEERKSIGTLSAFEQNAMEGMLDTLKKDITLGEEFVNK from the coding sequence ATGAAAGTCGCAGTCCTCGGCGCTGCTGGTGGTATCGGCCAGGCGCTTGCCCTACTACTGAAAACCCAACTGCCTTCAGGCTCAGAACTCTCCCTGTACGATATTGCCCCGGTTACCCCAGGTGTGGCGGTTGACCTGAGCCACATCCCGACAGCTGTGAAAATCAAAGGCTTCTCCGGTGAAGATGCGCGTCCTGCATTGCAGGGTGCCGACGTGGTGCTGATCTCTGCGGGTGTTGCGCGTAAACCGGGTATGGATCGTTCAGACCTGTTTAACGTCAACGCGGGCATCGTGAAAAACCTGGTTCAGCAGATCGCTGAAACCTGCCCGAAAGCGTGCATCGGTATCATCACCAACCCGGTGAATACCACCGTGGCCATCGCAGCAGAAGTGCTGAAGAAAGCAGGCGTTTACGACAAGAACAAACTGTTCGGCGTGACGACGCTGGATATTATCCGTTCCAATACCTTCGTGGCTGAGCTGAAAGGCAAGCAGCCAACGGAAGTGGAAGTGCCGGTTATCGGCGGTCACTCTGGCGTGACCATCCTGCCTCTGCTGTCGCAGATCCCGGGCGTGAGCTTCACCGAGCAGGAAGTGGCTGACCTGACCAAACGTATTCAGAACGCAGGCACCGAAGTGGTGGAAGCGAAGGCGGGTGGCGGTTCTGCAACCCTGTCTATGGGCCAGGCGGCGGCACGTTTCGGCCTGTCTCTGGTTCGCGCGTTGCAGGGTGAAAAAGACGTTGTTGAATGCGCCTATGTTGAAGGCGACGGTGAACACGCGCGCTTCTTCTCTCAGCCGCTGCTGCTGGGTAAAAACGGTGTTGAAGAGCGTAAGTCTATCGGTACGCTGAGCGCGTTTGAGCAAAACGCGATGGAAGGCATGCTGGATACGCTGAAGAAAGATATTACGCTGGGCGAAGAGTTCGTTAACAAGTGA